In a single window of the Streptomyces sp. NBC_00353 genome:
- a CDS encoding TIM barrel protein translates to MSTASTPRATAGNLCLGSAPDSWGVWFAEDEHQVPYTRFLDELVQAGYRWLELGPYGYLPVDPRRLADELTARELQVSGGTVFGALHRPEQWDEMLAGARRVAELTAAAGAHHLVFIPPLYRDEKTGSFTESPELTAAQWDLVSGAADRLGKILLEEFDVRLVVHPHADSHIQTQPEIERFLNASDSRYANLCLDTGHVAYGRGDNLDLIRRYAERIGYVHIKQMDAEILAQVEAEDLSFSEAVRRGVCVEPPAGVPNPADIVAALSELDAELFVIVEQDLYPCAPEVPLPIAVRTREYLNGAGLSGTRRPNR, encoded by the coding sequence GTGAGCACCGCATCGACCCCCCGCGCCACCGCGGGCAACCTCTGCCTCGGCTCCGCGCCCGACTCCTGGGGCGTGTGGTTCGCCGAGGACGAGCACCAGGTCCCCTACACCCGCTTCCTCGACGAACTCGTCCAGGCCGGCTATCGCTGGCTGGAGCTCGGCCCGTACGGCTACCTCCCCGTCGACCCGCGGCGCCTGGCCGACGAGCTGACCGCCCGCGAACTGCAGGTCTCCGGCGGCACCGTCTTCGGCGCGCTGCACCGGCCCGAGCAGTGGGACGAGATGCTGGCGGGCGCCCGCCGGGTGGCCGAGCTGACCGCCGCCGCGGGCGCGCACCACCTGGTGTTCATCCCGCCGCTGTACCGGGACGAGAAGACCGGCTCCTTCACCGAGTCCCCCGAGCTGACCGCCGCACAGTGGGACCTGGTCAGCGGCGCGGCGGATCGGCTGGGGAAGATCCTGCTGGAGGAATTCGACGTACGCCTCGTCGTCCACCCGCACGCCGACAGCCACATCCAGACCCAGCCGGAGATCGAGCGCTTCCTGAACGCCTCCGACTCCCGCTACGCCAACCTCTGCCTGGACACCGGGCACGTCGCCTACGGCCGCGGCGACAACCTCGATCTGATCCGCCGGTATGCCGAGCGCATCGGCTACGTCCACATCAAGCAGATGGACGCGGAGATCCTCGCCCAGGTCGAGGCGGAGGACCTGTCCTTCAGCGAGGCCGTCAGGCGCGGCGTGTGCGTGGAGCCGCCGGCCGGGGTGCCGAACCCGGCGGACATCGTCGCCGCGCTGTCGGAGCTCGACGCGGAGCTGTTCGTCATCGTCGAGCAGGACCTGTACCCCTGCGCCCCGGAGGTGCCGCTGCCGATCGCGGTGCGCACCCGCGAGTATCTGAACGGCGCCGGGCTGTCGGGGACCCGGCGCCCCAACCGCTAG
- a CDS encoding Gfo/Idh/MocA family protein, protein MTIRIGVIGTGSIGREHIERVTRRTSGAVISAVTDIDRALAEKAAGEAGGARVCADGAELIASADVDAVLVTSWGPTHAEHVLGAVAAGKPVLCEKPLATTAEDCLAVMAAEEAYGRRLVQVGFMRRYDTGYRELKRIISGGGIGRALMMHCAHRNRAVPDAYTTDMAVQDSGVHEIDAARWLLDDEIVSVQVIVPRSTSRRFEHLADPQFILFETADGVRIDLEVFVNCQYGYDIQCEAIGEEGLIRLPDPARAQLRAAARIGTAIDQEWDDRFSAAFDAELQAWVDSAAAGRATGPSAWDGYAATAVSVAAVRAQRSGGVEQVEMVDKPAFYA, encoded by the coding sequence ATGACCATACGTATCGGAGTGATCGGCACCGGCTCGATCGGGCGCGAGCACATCGAACGCGTCACCCGCCGTACCAGCGGCGCCGTCATCTCCGCCGTCACCGACATCGACCGGGCCCTGGCCGAGAAGGCTGCGGGCGAGGCGGGCGGCGCCCGGGTGTGCGCCGACGGCGCCGAACTCATCGCCTCCGCGGACGTGGACGCGGTGCTGGTCACGTCCTGGGGCCCGACCCACGCCGAGCATGTGCTCGGCGCCGTCGCGGCGGGCAAGCCGGTGCTCTGCGAGAAGCCGCTGGCCACGACCGCCGAGGACTGCCTGGCCGTGATGGCGGCCGAAGAGGCCTACGGGCGGCGGCTGGTGCAGGTCGGCTTCATGCGCCGGTACGACACGGGCTACCGCGAGCTGAAGCGGATCATCTCCGGCGGCGGCATCGGCCGGGCGCTGATGATGCACTGCGCGCACCGCAACCGGGCTGTGCCGGACGCGTACACCACCGACATGGCGGTGCAGGACTCCGGCGTGCACGAGATCGACGCGGCGCGCTGGCTGCTGGACGACGAGATCGTCTCGGTGCAGGTGATCGTGCCGCGGTCGACCAGCCGGCGCTTCGAGCACCTGGCGGACCCGCAGTTCATCCTCTTCGAGACCGCCGACGGGGTGCGGATCGATCTGGAGGTCTTCGTCAACTGCCAGTACGGCTACGACATCCAGTGCGAGGCGATCGGCGAGGAGGGCCTGATCCGGCTGCCCGACCCGGCCCGGGCGCAGCTGCGGGCGGCGGCGCGGATCGGCACCGCGATCGACCAGGAGTGGGACGACCGCTTCTCGGCGGCCTTCGACGCGGAGCTGCAGGCGTGGGTGGACTCGGCCGCGGCGGGCCGCGCCACGGGGCCGTCGGCGTGGGACGGCTACGCCGCCACGGCAGTGTCGGTGGCGGCGGTGCGGGCGCAGCGCTCCGGCGGGGTGGAGCAGGTGGAGATGGTGGACAAGCCGGCGTTCTACGCCTGA
- a CDS encoding phytanoyl-CoA dioxygenase family protein, with the protein MSTSKQLLNSAQVASFVAHGSLRLDAVVPPEMNEQAIGVFDAGIPEVPFGTPVDKAFPEGSFARRLIELPAVAGALESLVGPGPTVDHHFVHVREPHGGEAQPLHADAVIDIRPDAFDVQLMYYPQDVTTEMGGTLSVPGSHLRRTNESDTGRYQNLRGQTRLTCPAGTVVLLHHGIWHGGRRNASDILRYMFKIRFNPTVPQVRLWDTSDLDDPAVARELSLTFPWYEPATGRLEVYNRVKLWRALTGDDTFDIDYWATRVANRPTLRSHA; encoded by the coding sequence ATGTCAACCAGCAAGCAGCTACTGAACTCGGCCCAGGTGGCGAGCTTCGTCGCGCACGGCTCGCTCCGCCTGGACGCCGTCGTACCGCCGGAGATGAACGAGCAGGCCATCGGCGTCTTCGACGCCGGGATCCCCGAGGTGCCGTTCGGCACCCCCGTGGACAAGGCCTTCCCCGAGGGGTCCTTCGCCCGCCGGCTGATCGAGCTCCCGGCCGTCGCCGGCGCCCTGGAGAGCCTCGTCGGCCCGGGCCCCACCGTCGACCACCACTTCGTCCACGTCCGCGAACCGCACGGCGGCGAGGCCCAGCCCCTGCACGCCGACGCCGTCATCGACATCCGGCCCGACGCGTTCGACGTCCAGCTCATGTACTACCCGCAGGACGTCACTACCGAGATGGGCGGCACCCTCAGCGTCCCCGGCAGCCATCTGCGCCGCACCAACGAGTCCGACACCGGCCGCTACCAGAACCTCCGCGGCCAGACCCGCCTCACCTGCCCGGCCGGCACGGTCGTCCTGCTGCACCATGGCATCTGGCACGGCGGCCGGCGCAACGCCAGCGACATCCTGCGCTACATGTTCAAGATCCGCTTCAACCCGACCGTCCCCCAGGTCCGCCTCTGGGACACCTCCGACCTGGACGACCCCGCCGTCGCCAGGGAACTCAGCCTCACCTTCCCCTGGTACGAGCCCGCCACCGGCCGCCTGGAGGTCTACAACCGGGTGAAACTCTGGCGCGCCCTGACCGGCGACGACACCTTCGACATCGACTACTGGGCGACCCGCGTCGCCAACCGCCCCACCCTCCGGAGCCACGCATGA
- a CDS encoding AraC family transcriptional regulator: MTGHVVLPLDEPPQAVNAGVGMHGTLGSHDVFRLPGLWQLHLYTYSGELAFGGGRYPIRPGHVSLVPPDVEVHFHYESRRNEHLYAHFALPGRGERRTVPVMQDAGAEAPVLTALLRHAVAAMPVSPARAAAEVWTVLWHTAQLGGGQEAAGQPHPALAAAFAYIEQGLAGPLPVPGIARAAGVSHNHLTRLFRTGTGDTVVSYIRRRRMERARHLLQASTMPIPAVAAAVGIPDLQAFNKTCRRELGAAPRTIREAARP, encoded by the coding sequence ATGACCGGTCATGTGGTGCTGCCGCTGGACGAACCGCCGCAGGCGGTGAACGCGGGCGTCGGCATGCACGGCACCCTCGGCTCGCACGACGTCTTCCGGCTTCCCGGCCTGTGGCAGCTGCACCTGTACACCTACTCCGGCGAGCTGGCCTTCGGCGGCGGCCGGTATCCCATCCGGCCCGGGCACGTGAGCCTGGTGCCGCCGGATGTAGAGGTGCACTTCCACTACGAATCGCGCCGGAACGAGCATCTGTACGCGCACTTCGCGCTGCCCGGCCGCGGTGAGCGGCGGACCGTGCCGGTGATGCAGGACGCGGGCGCGGAGGCCCCGGTGCTCACCGCTCTGCTGCGGCACGCGGTGGCCGCGATGCCGGTGTCGCCGGCGCGGGCGGCTGCGGAGGTGTGGACGGTGCTGTGGCACACGGCGCAGCTCGGCGGCGGCCAGGAGGCGGCGGGGCAGCCGCATCCGGCGCTGGCGGCGGCGTTCGCGTACATCGAACAGGGGCTGGCGGGACCGCTGCCGGTGCCGGGGATCGCCCGGGCGGCGGGGGTCTCGCACAACCACCTCACCCGCCTGTTCCGCACAGGCACGGGCGACACGGTGGTGTCCTACATCCGCCGCCGCCGTATGGAGCGCGCCCGGCATCTGCTCCAGGCCTCGACGATGCCGATCCCGGCGGTGGCGGCGGCGGTCGGCATCCCGGACCTCCAGGCCTTCAACAAGACCTGCCGCCGCGAACTGGGAGCGGCGCCGCGTACGATCCGCGAGGCGGCGCGGCCCTAG
- a CDS encoding alkaline phosphatase family protein, giving the protein MSRGADVTAQLPASVLRMLAEEPPAGGLEDVRHVVVLMQENRSFDHYFGMLPGVRGFGDRNAIRLPGGALVFDQPDGERTVRPFAARAAAGTPQLATFHDLDHSWETAQQAWHGGWMDGWVPAKTPATMAYLDRDDIPLHYALADAFTICDAYHASIHSSTSPNRNYLWSSLSGHEPDGRRAVDNDANDEDVHPGYDWPTYAELLERAGRSWQTYSEWENYTDNQPEFFATFKAVAREALRKTDGHTYLESFYETVREAADDAERDRLLGLLEEGVDALAPAERSLFERALRRVPTGTLTDAFARDVAAGRLAEVSYVVAPAVSSEHPNVSSPQAGAEVIHGLLDALASHPEVWRHTVLLLTYDENDGFFDHVPPPVPGPDDPDEWWEGHPTGLGIRVPMLVISPWSTGGHVCSELFDHTSVNRFLERWTGVEDPNVSPWRRTVTGDLTAAFAFDPEPAPAAVPPGTRPARALPYQPDAHAVVRGEQVAVTLVNTGASSAHFALYPYAGEFAAPQHRDVRGEAQWTVPLTADHYRFTVTGPNGFRREFTGTPSDGVEVASAVEAPARELRLTLTNTSARPQTATVRPQARERDPHPACLRLAPGETRTLTHPTSAAHGWYDLVVTVAGDPAFSRRLAGHIEDGRPSVTG; this is encoded by the coding sequence ATGTCGCGGGGAGCTGACGTGACGGCTCAGCTCCCGGCCTCGGTGCTGCGGATGCTGGCCGAGGAGCCGCCGGCCGGCGGGCTGGAAGACGTCCGGCACGTGGTGGTCCTCATGCAGGAGAACCGGTCCTTCGACCACTACTTCGGCATGCTCCCCGGCGTCCGCGGCTTCGGCGACCGCAATGCGATCCGCCTCCCCGGCGGCGCCCTGGTCTTCGACCAGCCCGACGGGGAGCGGACCGTCCGCCCCTTCGCCGCCCGCGCCGCGGCCGGTACGCCGCAGCTGGCGACCTTCCACGACCTCGACCACAGCTGGGAGACCGCCCAGCAGGCCTGGCACGGCGGCTGGATGGACGGCTGGGTCCCGGCGAAGACCCCGGCCACCATGGCCTACCTGGACCGGGACGACATCCCGCTGCACTACGCACTGGCCGACGCCTTCACGATCTGCGACGCCTACCACGCGTCCATCCACTCCTCGACCAGCCCCAACCGCAACTACCTGTGGTCCAGCCTGTCCGGCCATGAGCCGGACGGCCGCCGCGCCGTCGACAACGACGCCAACGACGAGGACGTCCACCCCGGCTACGACTGGCCGACGTACGCCGAGCTGCTGGAGCGGGCGGGCCGCAGCTGGCAGACGTACAGCGAGTGGGAGAACTACACCGACAACCAGCCGGAGTTCTTCGCCACCTTCAAGGCCGTCGCCCGCGAGGCGCTGCGCAAGACCGACGGCCACACCTACCTGGAGTCCTTCTACGAGACCGTCCGCGAGGCGGCCGACGACGCCGAACGGGACCGGCTGCTGGGCTTGCTGGAGGAGGGCGTCGACGCCCTCGCCCCGGCGGAGCGCAGCCTGTTCGAGCGGGCCCTGCGCCGGGTGCCCACCGGCACCCTCACCGACGCCTTCGCCCGCGATGTGGCGGCGGGCCGGCTGGCGGAGGTCTCCTACGTCGTCGCCCCGGCGGTGTCGTCGGAGCACCCCAACGTCTCCTCCCCGCAGGCCGGAGCGGAGGTGATCCACGGGCTGCTGGACGCGCTGGCCTCGCACCCCGAGGTGTGGCGGCACACGGTCCTCCTCCTGACCTACGACGAGAACGACGGCTTCTTCGACCACGTCCCGCCGCCAGTGCCGGGCCCGGACGACCCGGACGAGTGGTGGGAGGGACACCCCACGGGCCTGGGGATCCGGGTGCCGATGCTGGTCATCTCACCCTGGTCGACGGGCGGTCACGTCTGCTCGGAGCTCTTCGACCACACCTCCGTGAACCGGTTCCTCGAGCGGTGGACGGGGGTCGAGGACCCGAACGTCTCGCCGTGGCGCCGGACGGTGACGGGCGATCTGACGGCGGCGTTCGCGTTCGACCCGGAGCCCGCTCCGGCCGCCGTGCCGCCGGGAACGCGTCCCGCCCGCGCGCTGCCGTACCAGCCGGACGCGCACGCCGTTGTGCGCGGCGAGCAGGTCGCGGTGACGCTGGTCAACACCGGCGCGTCCAGCGCGCACTTCGCGCTCTACCCCTACGCGGGTGAGTTCGCCGCGCCCCAGCACCGGGATGTAAGGGGCGAGGCGCAGTGGACGGTGCCTCTCACCGCCGACCACTACCGCTTCACGGTCACCGGCCCGAACGGCTTCCGCCGCGAGTTCACGGGCACGCCGTCCGACGGCGTGGAGGTCGCCTCGGCGGTCGAAGCCCCGGCCCGTGAGCTGCGGCTGACGCTCACCAACACCTCGGCGCGGCCTCAGACGGCAACGGTCCGCCCGCAGGCCCGTGAACGGGATCCGCACCCGGCCTGCCTGCGGTTGGCACCCGGCGAGACCCGCACCCTCACCCACCCCACCAGCGCCGCACACGGCTGGTACGACCTGGTGGTCACCGTGGCGGGCGACCCGGCTTTCTCCCGGCGGCTGGCGGGACACATCGAGGACGGGAGGCCGAGCGTCACGGGGTGA
- a CDS encoding histidinol-phosphatase, whose product MPSSKLPIWADPDVPAAALSAQALSRRGLLRRAGLFGAAFAAGSLLSPSTASAASAPQLGGTDPELAYLVGDHHIHSVYSHDAKYTFSQLVDAGARYGLDWMVFNEHSNFGHASYGARLEHEEILKARAAHPRQLIFQGLEWYIPAAEHCTVFAAPGPHEVDLLTRFELAYDGKLLDHTAGGPDHPDTPRNEAHAVAAIRWLAEQRRTGYIDDVLVIANHPMRLGIDSPHEMRNWRDAAPDIMIGMEGAPGAQGGGIPGWRGPDSQRGEYENAPSANSWPGYPTDAYVTYGGFDWVTATVGGLWDAMLSEGRLFTITTNSDVHRVVFDTWKNGDWPPGQNFDNTGRLPDPVNTTEPQPGGDFWPGQFSRTHVGVTKYGYRPVMAGLRAGRVWLDHGQLLDGLDVRLRRADDTGRGVTLGGRLRVRPGDRLTLSVTVTTASRPNAHDILPELAHVDVIHGAVRGPAADRDSWRAPDTRVVHTTDVTGRSGTYTLHIPLTAGDEPFYVRLRGSDGNRNGTGYLGASIDPHGPIAHEPGGGDPWLDTWFYTNPVFVDVAGS is encoded by the coding sequence ATGCCGTCCTCCAAGCTGCCGATCTGGGCCGACCCCGACGTGCCCGCCGCCGCGCTCAGCGCCCAGGCCCTGTCCCGCCGCGGCCTGCTGCGCCGCGCCGGCCTGTTCGGCGCCGCCTTCGCCGCCGGATCCCTGCTCAGCCCGTCCACCGCTTCCGCCGCGTCCGCGCCCCAGCTCGGCGGCACGGACCCGGAGTTGGCGTACCTGGTCGGCGACCACCACATCCACAGCGTCTACAGCCACGACGCCAAGTACACGTTCAGCCAGCTGGTCGACGCGGGTGCCCGCTACGGCCTGGACTGGATGGTCTTCAACGAGCACTCCAACTTCGGCCACGCGAGCTACGGCGCCCGGCTGGAGCACGAGGAGATCCTCAAGGCCCGCGCCGCCCACCCCCGGCAGCTGATCTTCCAGGGCCTGGAGTGGTACATCCCAGCCGCCGAGCACTGCACGGTCTTCGCCGCCCCGGGACCGCACGAGGTCGACCTGCTCACGCGGTTCGAGCTCGCCTACGACGGCAAGCTCCTGGACCACACCGCCGGCGGCCCCGACCACCCCGACACCCCGCGCAACGAGGCGCACGCGGTGGCCGCCATCCGCTGGCTCGCCGAACAGCGCCGCACCGGCTACATCGACGACGTCCTGGTCATCGCCAACCACCCGATGCGCCTGGGCATCGACTCCCCGCACGAGATGCGCAACTGGCGCGACGCCGCACCCGACATCATGATCGGCATGGAGGGCGCCCCCGGCGCCCAGGGCGGCGGCATCCCCGGCTGGCGCGGCCCCGACTCGCAGCGCGGCGAGTACGAGAACGCCCCCTCGGCCAACTCCTGGCCCGGCTACCCCACCGACGCCTACGTCACGTACGGCGGCTTCGACTGGGTGACCGCCACCGTCGGCGGCCTGTGGGACGCGATGCTCTCCGAGGGCAGGCTGTTCACCATCACCACCAACTCCGACGTGCACCGGGTGGTCTTCGACACCTGGAAGAACGGCGACTGGCCGCCGGGGCAGAACTTCGACAACACCGGCCGGCTGCCCGACCCGGTGAACACCACCGAGCCGCAGCCCGGCGGCGACTTCTGGCCCGGCCAGTTCAGCCGGACCCATGTGGGCGTCACCAAGTACGGCTACCGGCCGGTCATGGCGGGTCTGCGGGCCGGCAGGGTCTGGCTCGACCACGGCCAGCTCCTGGACGGGCTCGACGTGCGCCTCAGACGCGCCGACGACACCGGCCGCGGAGTCACCCTCGGCGGCCGGCTGCGGGTACGCCCCGGCGACCGGCTCACCCTGTCCGTCACCGTCACCACGGCCTCCCGGCCCAACGCGCACGACATCCTGCCGGAGCTCGCCCACGTCGATGTGATCCACGGTGCGGTGCGCGGCCCGGCCGCGGACCGCGACTCGTGGCGGGCGCCCGACACCCGGGTCGTGCACACGACGGACGTCACCGGCCGCTCCGGGACCTATACCCTGCACATCCCGCTGACGGCCGGCGACGAGCCCTTCTACGTCCGGCTGCGCGGCAGCGACGGCAACCGCAACGGCACCGGCTACCTCGGCGCGTCGATCGACCCGCACGGGCCGATCGCACACGAGCCGGGCGGCGGCGACCCGTGGCTCGACACGTGGTTCTACACCAACCCGGTGTTCGTCGATGTCGCGGGGAGCTGA